Sequence from the Macaca fascicularis isolate 582-1 chromosome 16, T2T-MFA8v1.1 genome:
CAGAGCCCACCCCAACTCAGACCACCCCAGAGCCCTCCCCAAGCCCGATCACCCCAGAGCTGGCCACAAGCCCGACCATCCCGGAGTCCACCACAAGCCTGATCACTCCAAAAAGCATCATATTTTTGACTACCACAAAACCCGTATCACTCTTAGAATCCACCAAAAAAAACATCCCTGAATTTGATCAGCAACCAAAGCTCCGTGGGGTGCTCCAAGGGCATTTCGAGAGCTACAGAAATGACCCTTTTCTTCACCCCGACTTTTGCTGCCTCCTCCCCCTGGGCTTCTATGTCTTGGGTCTCCTCTGGCTGCTCTTTGCCTCTGTGGTCCTCATCCTGATGCTGACCTGGGTCAGGCATGTGAAACCACACGCCCTGGACTCTGGCCAAGGTGCTCCTCTGGCCACAGCCACACAAACCACACATCTGGAGCTGCAGAGGGGACGGCAAGTGACGGTGCCCCGGGCCTGGCTTCTCTTCCTTCGAGGCTCACTCCCCACTTTCCGCTCCAGCCTCTTCCTGTGGGTACGGCCTAATGGCCGTGTGGGGCCTCTAGTGGCAGGAAGGAGGCCCTCAGCTCTGAGTCAGGGTCGTGGTCAGGACCTGCTGGGCACAGTGAGCATTAGGTACTCTGGCCACAGCCTCTGAGGGTGGGAGGCTTGTGGACCTTGAGAGAGGAGCCTATGAGCTCTCCTATCGAATCTAGTTGGGGGTTGGGCGGATAAGGAACACAGAGTCATGGGGGAGGGGTCTTAATTCCTTTTTCTGTATCAGAAGCCCTCTCTTCGCACCACAGGCACACAACTTCAGTCCCAGCAAAGCAGAAAGGGTAATGACATGGAGTTGGGTGGGTCACAGGACAAAGCTCCCGATGCTGCATGGGGCGCTGCCAGACCTCACGGTGAATCATTTTGGCGGAATACAGCATGGTTCCCACGTGCATCTATGCACAGAAGAAAATCTGGAAAGTGATTTATCAGGATGTGAGCACTCATTGTGTCTGGATGTTACAAATATgggtggttttattttctttttccctgtttagcattttctagttttccactattattgtatATTATCTGtataataaacaataattttagggttgggagtgatggctcatgcctgtaatcccagcactttgggaggccaagatgggtggatcgccagaggttgggagtttgagaccagcctggcaaacatggtgaaacccagtctctactaaaaatacaaaaattagccaggcatggtggtgcacacctgtaatcccagctactcgggaggctggggccggagaatcgcttgaacatgggaggtggaagttgcagagagccaagattgtgccactgaactccagcctgggtaacagagtgaggctccatctaaaaaaaaaaaaaagccttctggccgggtgcaggggctcacacctggaattccacactctggaaggctgaggctggtgggttgcttggacccaggagtttgacaccaggcttggcaacatggcaaaacctgatctctacaaaaaatacaaaatgtcagccaggtgtggtgacgtgtgcctgtggtcccaggtacctgggtggctgaggagggaggatcacctgagcctgggagacggaggctgcagtgagccctgactgtgccactgtactcccgcctgggtgacccagtgagagcctgtctcaaaacaacttGGTTTCTTTCAGTGAAGAGTGGCTGGGGCACCTGTCATGAGAATTCACGAGGCTCCAACTGCCCCTACACTGGTCACAACTTATCCAATAGACCTTCAGTTATAGCCTGCACTTCCCCTGCCTGGGgtgcctccttctctcctccaggGCTGGCCACCCACCAGGCCACCCTAGGCATCAGATCCAGCTCAAAAATTGTCATCTTCCTGGAGTTTAACAACAACTGCTGACACCCACCTGGCAGCAGCCTGCAGTACTAGGGGCAAAGGTGGGTGCCTGCTTTGCACCTGCAGTCTCAGAAGTGCAGCTCTCACTGCCCAGGTCAGCAGGACAGCAAGGGGTGGGCCCTGCAGCATGCACCATTTGGTGAGTGTGACTGAATAGTCTTGGGTTTCCTGCTCTCAGGCTGGGACACAGGCAAACGGAACCCCATTTTTCTCATAAATCCTGCCATTCCCTAAACACACTGGTGTGGCTTCCTCTCCTGCCTTGTCTCCAGCCCAATCCAGGGCTTGGGGCCCAGAGAATGGGACCATGGAGACCCCCATCCCCCTCCAGATGGTCCCGGAAGATCTCCCAAACCTGAAAGTCTGACTGCATCTCTCCCCCGGTGGAGGACCAACTCCTGAGCTTGGCAGTCAGGGAGTGCCACGCACTGACCCCATCTGACAGTCCAGCTTCATCTCAAGGCAGATCACAGCCTGTGCTCCAACTATCACAAGCCTATAGATCACCTGCTCCCCGACAGTGTTTTACTCTAGGCCTTTGCCCTCAGTCCAGCCAGGTGTGCTGTCCTTGCCCCCTCCCCAGCCAGTATAACCACTCAGTGTGCAAGTCACTTCTCCCAGGTGAGGTCAGGTGCTTTCCAGGTTACCCTGCAACACTATTGCTACACTGTTTCCCAACTGCTCCTGTATAATCTTGCCTTCTGGACTGGAAACTCCTTAAGGACAAGGTTTAGGCTTCAAGTGTCTTACAATAGCCACTAAGGCCCAGGACAGAGTGTACACGGAGGCAGCAGCAGGGGTGCCACGATGCTGAGCTCCACCTCTTCTGCTGATGAGGCTCTGCCAAAGGGACAGCTCCCACCTGCTGCCTGCCTGTCCCCTAGCCTGGCCAGCACTCCTCAGTTTGACCTTCCCAAGTTCTTTTATGCCCCAAAGAGGTTTTAAGGCTCCTTGAGGGCTGGCCTGGGAACCACACATCTTCTAAAGAAATGGATAAGGTTCTCACTCTCCCCAGCCAAGGACGAAGATCAGGTCTCTGGCCAGCATCCCTCTTTCCTCAAGCTTCCAGTGCCCACCCACTTAAGCCCTGGCCCTCCACCCGCACTGCCTCCACCCCACAATGGTCTTCCTCTCTCAGAGTCTCTTTAACTCCTCCCTCTTTAGGCTGCAGAAGCAGTCATCAGACCGAGGGGCTTTTCCTGGGGATTATGTGAAATGATCTGTGCGTCTGTGGCATTCTTGGGCAAGTGGCTGGAGGAAACACGCTGGGCCTGGGATTTGAGTTTTTCTAGCCCTGTCAGCTGCTGTGGCATGACAGATTTACACAGCATTTGCATAAAACCAGCGGCTgctttttctttaacaatttttcttaaaaactccAGTTCCTATTCTCCAGGGGCACCAGCTTCTTTGTCCAGTCTCCTCCCCTCTCCTAGCCACCCCCCAGACTCTCCAGATTTGGGGCTGGTGTCATCAATCCGATTTATTAAGTCCTCAGTGAGGGGGAGGAAGGGCCACATCTCCCTCTGTAGGTCCTTTGACCATCTTGATGGCTTCTGCTCCTCCCTATCCCCTCAgttctgccttggtttccccaatGAGAAGGGGGATCTTCTGCTGTCCTGTGTGCCCTGAAACTAAAACCCAGGGGGAGGCCAGAAATCCTCAGGAAGTTTTCCAGCTCCCTGCAAGAATAGCCAGGGACAGAGAAATCACAGGATCAGGATGAGCAGGGCAAGCTGGAGCAGGGGGTAGAACAGACCAAGTCCTTTACCGCAGAGGAAGAAACCACACTGTGGAAGGGAAATAAATAGAGGGGTCCAGGGCAGCAGAGCCCAGGCCCCCAGGGCGCAGTGGCCATAGACGCAGCAGGCAAGTGGGAGCCCCCGGCCGCTTCAGCCACTGAGGAAGAGACGCCTGTAGGCCTTGTTCATCTGCTCCAAGAAGATGAAGGTGAGGACGGTGTGGGGACCCAGGCGGGCATAGTACGGTGTGAAGCCCTTCCACAGGCTGAAGAAGCCCTCGTAGCGGACAACCTTGAACAGGACATCCTAGACACAGACAAGCAGGGCGCTGGGGCTGGGACTCTAGGGCCCATCCCCCTTACCCAGCTGCCTTCACACCTTTCCCAGGGGATCTGACACCCCACCCAGGCTCCCAGAATGGCTTCCTCACCAGTCCGTTCTTGTATTCCGGCTTCCCATCAATCATCCGCATGTTCTGGATTCTGAAGGGGAGAAGGCAGGGGCATGAGAGACCGAAAGGACACCTTCCCACCCACCTCCAGGACCAGACTGCACACTCACCGGGTCTTGGCAATATCCACAGGCATGGAGGCAGCAGTGGTGACAAGACCGCTTATCATGCTGGCACAGAAGTGGCACAAGATGTTGTCAGAGAAGTAGCCTGGGGGAGGTGAGGCGGGGGTGGCAGTCAGCTCAGAGGTGGCTCAGGCCAGGCTGGGAGCTAAGGGCCCAGCTCTGGGTCTCACCTGAGTCCAGCAAGAACTGCTTGGATTGGGAGTAGGAGGCCAGCTGGGCAGCATTGACGACGACGGCCCGAGCCATGGTAGGGATGCAGCCCTGGAGGGAGGGGAGCGGGCAAGAGTCAGAAACCCCTAAAACCGGACTTCACAGCCCCCAAGTCTCCAGCCCCTCCACTCACCCGCCACAGGGTGAGGACTCCCTCTTCCCGGGTGATCCGAATCAGGGCATTAAACACATTTTTGTAGCCACGGCGCTGGTCAGCTGGAAGCCTGATAAGAAGGCAGGAAGAGGTCAAGATCAGGATAGCCCACAGGGCCCCACAGATGCAAAGAAAGGAAGGCCAGAACAGGTAAACGCTCTGCTCTAGATGTGGGATAGAAAAGGGGTCCTTTCATTCTAGATTCCAGGGAATGGGGCTGGGGTGAGGCTCAGACTTGGAACTCACCGGCCATCCGCAGTCATGCGGATAAGAGCCACTTCGGCTGGTGTTCCCACAAAGGCACCAGTGGCACCTGCCGTCATGCCAATCAGAGCCTTCAGCAGAAAGCCAGGGGGAGTACCATCAGCCCCAGTCAAGCGCTCAAACAACACGGTATAGATGCCAAGGCGGGTAGTGGTGTAGGTGGCCTGGCGCAGCAGGCCAGCCGACAGCCTGAGGAGCAGAGGGGTCAGCATATCAGGCCAAGGTCTGGAGCTACCAACCCACAGCCTACCCTCCATCCTGAGGCCCCAATACCCGGTGTAAATGCCCCTCAGGCCTTCTGCCTTCAGGATACTGGTGAGGGCATGGAAGCTGGTTTTGTACTCTCGAGTCTTGGCCCCTTCCCCACTCAGCTGCATCCGGTTCTTCACCAGGTCCAGGGGCTGGACAAAAACTGTAGCTCCCATCCTGGGGGAAGATAGAGGTGGAGTGAAGGGATTCACTATTCCAGATCTACCAGTGCCCACTGGAGCCTGGCAGCAAGAGGTTACAAAGGTCAGGGCCTGCCATGCGATTCAAGAATCAGGATGCTGGTGAGCATGTGTATAAGAGTCTATATGTACACCGAGTGCAACGGGTCTGAAAAGTCTAGTTGTCCAGTCGGGGCCATGCAATGCAAGTGCTCCAAGCAGCTTCATGACAGTCAAGCAGTGACCTGGGGCTGCACGCAGTCCGACACAGGGAGGGGACGAAGGGGCATCCAAGATTTAGGACTCCAGGTAGTCCTCCAGGAGCCATTTAATGGCCTGGAATCCCCTGTAGCCCGGCCAAGCTTAGCAATGCGCTGGGAAACTCAGGTGGCCCGGCGGGGATTGTGCAACGACCCCGCATGCAGTCCAGAAGGGGCCTTGCATGGGGCCCTAGCAGCCCATTGGGGAACTCGTAATACGCTGGAGATCACGCTGACCCCGTGCCGGCACAGTTCACTGCAACAGACCCAGAGATGAACCGGGCCCGGTTCCTTGCACCcgtcccttcctcctcttttcccaTCCCTGGGGCCTGAGCTTACCCGGCCAGGCCCCCAAACAGGAACTTGATGGACTTAGGGGAGGTACGGGGCTTCCCGTCCATCCCGCCGGCCCCGGCACTCGCCGTCGCCGCCATCGCCACTCAATGGCCCTCGGCTCCGGGTCCCGTGCGCGCGCGGCCCCGCTCGCGCCCAAGGTGACACCGCGCGCGCAACAGGGCGAGGGCGCGCGCACGCCCCTCCGGCTCTCAGGTCCGGCACCCGCTGGAAGCCGGCGCGGGCGCAGGCGCGCAGCGCAAAGGCGGCCGGGAGTAAGGCGGAGCTGAAGGAGGAGCTTGAGGGAAGCGTGCGAGAAGGGGTGTAACTGATTTAGGAAACCAGAGGAAAGGCGCAGTTTTCACCAAATTGGAATCGCGGGAAAATAGAGATGAGTTTGTCTCAAGGTCTCGCGAGATCGAGTGAGTACGGCTCACCAGAGTAGGAGAGCTCTCGCGATAGACACACCAAGC
This genomic interval carries:
- the SLC25A11 gene encoding mitochondrial 2-oxoglutarate/malate carrier protein gives rise to the protein MAATASAGAGGMDGKPRTSPKSIKFLFGGLAGMGATVFVQPLDLVKNRMQLSGEGAKTREYKTSFHALTSILKAEGLRGIYTGLSAGLLRQATYTTTRLGIYTVLFERLTGADGTPPGFLLKALIGMTAGATGAFVGTPAEVALIRMTADGRLPADQRRGYKNVFNALIRITREEGVLTLWRGCIPTMARAVVVNAAQLASYSQSKQFLLDSGYFSDNILCHFCASMISGLVTTAASMPVDIAKTRIQNMRMIDGKPEYKNGLDVLFKVVRYEGFFSLWKGFTPYYARLGPHTVLTFIFLEQMNKAYRRLFLSG